A genomic region of Jeotgalibaca ciconiae contains the following coding sequences:
- a CDS encoding HAMP domain-containing sensor histidine kinase, protein MKNKIKSNLWLYFSLVVFALILVSASGIALILLIATYFDIIPKEGGTVYLIIFIALFIAIISSGISSIVGKKFLQPIIELRKSMKRVAQGDFSVQIEEKEAAGEVQELYSDFNLMVRELSGIETLRNDFISNVSHEFKTPIATIQGYIQLLQNKNITEEERDSYYKRIFEGNQQLATLTDNILKLTKLETQSIGYEEKDFRLDEQIREVLLFLQPKWEKMNVNLNIQLDKIIYSGSEELLYQVWLNLFENAIKYNKENGDIVVNLQDDKWNILVEVSDAGIGIEERNYGKIFEKFYQEDNSRKTSGNGLGLSLAQKIVELHQGTIGVKSKKELGTTFTITLPKQISSSL, encoded by the coding sequence ATGAAAAATAAAATCAAATCAAATTTGTGGCTATATTTTTCCTTGGTTGTTTTTGCTTTAATACTCGTTTCTGCATCTGGAATTGCCTTGATTTTATTAATCGCGACTTACTTTGATATCATTCCAAAAGAAGGAGGGACCGTTTATTTAATTATTTTTATTGCTTTGTTTATTGCGATTATTAGTAGTGGTATCTCTTCCATTGTCGGCAAGAAATTCTTACAGCCAATTATTGAACTGAGAAAAAGCATGAAACGGGTGGCACAAGGAGATTTTTCTGTTCAAATTGAGGAAAAAGAAGCTGCCGGAGAGGTACAAGAATTGTATTCGGATTTCAATTTGATGGTAAGAGAACTTAGCGGAATCGAAACCCTGCGAAATGATTTTATCTCAAATGTTTCACATGAATTTAAAACACCCATTGCGACCATACAGGGGTATATTCAGCTTCTTCAAAATAAAAATATTACAGAAGAAGAACGAGATAGCTATTACAAACGAATTTTTGAAGGAAACCAGCAGCTGGCTACCTTGACAGATAACATTCTAAAGTTAACCAAATTAGAAACGCAGAGTATTGGCTATGAAGAGAAAGACTTTCGTTTAGATGAACAAATACGAGAAGTTCTTTTATTCTTACAACCAAAATGGGAAAAAATGAATGTAAATTTGAATATTCAACTAGATAAAATAATTTATTCTGGGAGTGAAGAATTGCTTTATCAAGTGTGGTTGAATCTATTTGAAAATGCGATTAAGTATAATAAGGAAAATGGAGACATCGTAGTAAATTTACAAGATGATAAATGGAATATCCTTGTGGAAGTGAGTGACGCGGGGATTGGTATTGAAGAAAGAAATTATGGGAAGATATTCGAGAAATTTTATCAAGAAGATAACAGTCGAAAGACAAGTGGGAATGGTCTGGGGTTGTCATTAGCTCAAAAAATTGTTGAACTTCATCAGGGAACGATAGGAGTAAAAAGCAAAAAAGAACTTGGAACAACCTTTACGATTACTTTGCCAAAACAAATATCGAGTTCATTATGA
- a CDS encoding response regulator transcription factor produces MNKILIIEDDLNHLELYKSFLLQSQFKVVTAQNGKEALEILDKQAVDLIITDVMMPEMDGYEFSGLLREAGDETPILMITAKDTFEDKKKGFRIGIDDYMVKPIDVNEMVLRVEALLRRAKILHENELRMGNTTLYQETLQIEENDNRMELPQKEFQLLYKLLAYPNKIFTRQQLMDEIWGYDSDSDERTVDVHIKRLRDKLHKNIDFQIVTVRGLGYKAVQNNEK; encoded by the coding sequence AATTCTCATCATTGAAGACGATTTAAACCACTTGGAACTATACAAATCATTTTTACTTCAATCGCAATTTAAAGTAGTGACAGCACAAAATGGAAAAGAAGCTTTAGAGATATTAGATAAACAAGCAGTTGACTTGATTATTACCGACGTCATGATGCCTGAAATGGATGGTTATGAATTCTCAGGCTTGCTGCGAGAAGCAGGTGATGAAACGCCGATTTTGATGATTACCGCTAAGGATACATTTGAGGATAAGAAAAAAGGCTTCCGGATCGGTATTGATGACTACATGGTAAAACCAATTGATGTCAATGAAATGGTTCTTCGTGTAGAGGCATTGTTACGGCGTGCAAAAATCCTTCATGAAAATGAATTAAGAATGGGCAATACGACCCTTTATCAAGAAACTTTGCAAATAGAAGAGAATGACAATAGGATGGAACTTCCTCAAAAAGAATTTCAATTACTATATAAGTTATTGGCATATCCAAATAAAATTTTTACTAGACAACAATTGATGGATGAAATTTGGGGATATGATTCCGATTCTGATGAGCGAACAGTTGATGTACACATTAAAAGACTGCGCGATAAATTGCATAAAAATATTGATTTTCAAATTGTGACGGTTAGAGGGCTTGGATACAAGGCGGTTCAAAATAATGAAAAATAA